DNA sequence from the Gammaproteobacteria bacterium genome:
CTGCGCTCAGCGAGAATCAGACACCTGATTTGTCCAACAGTGCAAAAAAACTCGGCAAGCGACTGCGTAACAGAGTTGGTAAAGCCGTGACCGATTTCGGCATGATCGAGGATGGCGATCGCATCATGGTGTGTTTGTCGGGCGGTAAAGACTCGTACACCATGCTGGATATGTTGTTGGAGTTGAAAAAGAATGCGCCGATAGAATTCGACTTGCACGCCGTTAATCTCGACCAGAAGCAACCGGGTTTTCCAGAGCATGTCTTGCCCGATTATCTGCAAACGCTCGGGGTGAGTTATCACATTCTGGAGCAAGACACTTATTCAGTAGTTAAGCGGGTGATCCCGGAAGGCAAAACCACCTGTGGTCTGTGTTCACGTTTGCGGCGTGGGGCTTTATACA
Encoded proteins:
- the ttcA gene encoding tRNA 2-thiocytidine(32) synthetase TtcA translates to MSNSAKKLGKRLRNRVGKAVTDFGMIEDGDRIMVCLSGGKDSYTMLDMLLELKKNAPIEFDLHAVNLDQKQPGFPEHVLPDYLQTLGVSYHILEQDTYSVVKRVIPEGKTTCGLCSRLRRGALYTYAKEQGIRKIALGHHREDIIETFFLNLFHGGQIKAMPAKYTTDDGAHEVIRPLAYCSEKDIEKYSHARQFPIIPCNLCGSQTNLQRVAIKNMLKEWDTQNPGRVETMFTS